Proteins encoded in a region of the Paucibacter sediminis genome:
- the phaC gene encoding class I poly(R)-hydroxyalkanoic acid synthase, with protein sequence MTSKKSNKDAGGKADPLSLGAAAEMAAGLGETMKTLAGLQIPMQSLAQLQADYLKQATALWNNSVSPEKAAAKPKLGDRRFAAEAWSANPASSFMAQLYLLNAQTLQRMAEQVEGDAKTRARIRFAVQQFVDASAPSNFLALNPEAQSLALQTQGESIAKGMQLLWADVQRGHVSQTDENAFEVGRNVATTAGDIVFENEFFQLIEYKPLTKEVHERPFLLVPPCINKFYILDLQPDNSLIRYAVEQGHRTFVVSWRNPDESCKAWTWDDYIEHAPIKAIEVVQAISGAKTINALGFCVGGTILATALAVLAARGQQPVESLTLLTTLIDFSSNGILDLFVDEASVKLREMTLGPDAPKGPGLLKGQELATTFSFLRPNDLVWNYVVGNYLKGEAPPAFDLLYWNGDSTNLPGPMYCWYLRHTYLQNELRIPGQLTVCGEAIDLGEIKAPVYIYGSREDHIVPWDSAYRSTQVFSGKKRFVLGASGHIAGVINPPAKGKRSHWIGKTAALPASANEWLEGAVEHPGSWWTDWSAWLASHAGAMKPAPKAPGHRSYKAIEPAPGRYVKQKA encoded by the coding sequence ATGACGTCGAAGAAGAGCAACAAAGATGCCGGTGGCAAGGCTGATCCCTTGTCGCTGGGCGCCGCCGCCGAGATGGCCGCTGGCCTGGGCGAGACCATGAAGACCCTGGCCGGCCTGCAGATCCCGATGCAGAGCCTGGCGCAGCTGCAGGCCGACTATCTGAAGCAGGCAACGGCGCTTTGGAACAACTCCGTGTCCCCTGAAAAGGCGGCAGCCAAGCCCAAGCTGGGCGATCGACGCTTCGCCGCCGAGGCCTGGAGCGCCAACCCGGCCTCCAGCTTCATGGCCCAGCTCTATCTGCTCAACGCACAGACCCTGCAGCGCATGGCCGAGCAGGTGGAGGGCGATGCGAAGACCCGGGCGCGCATCCGCTTCGCGGTGCAGCAGTTCGTCGATGCCTCGGCGCCCAGCAACTTCCTGGCGCTGAATCCCGAGGCGCAGAGCCTGGCGCTGCAGACGCAGGGCGAGAGCATTGCCAAGGGCATGCAGCTGCTGTGGGCCGATGTGCAGCGCGGCCATGTCTCGCAGACCGACGAGAACGCCTTCGAGGTGGGCCGCAATGTGGCCACCACCGCCGGTGACATCGTGTTCGAGAACGAGTTCTTCCAGCTCATCGAATACAAGCCGCTCACCAAGGAAGTGCATGAGCGGCCCTTCCTGCTGGTGCCGCCCTGCATCAACAAGTTCTACATCCTGGATCTGCAGCCGGATAACTCCTTGATCCGTTATGCCGTGGAGCAGGGCCACCGCACCTTCGTGGTGAGCTGGCGCAACCCGGACGAGAGCTGCAAGGCCTGGACCTGGGACGACTACATCGAGCATGCGCCCATCAAGGCGATCGAGGTGGTGCAGGCCATCAGCGGTGCCAAGACCATCAATGCGCTGGGCTTCTGCGTCGGCGGCACCATCCTGGCCACCGCGCTGGCGGTGCTGGCGGCGCGCGGCCAGCAGCCGGTGGAGAGCCTGACCCTGCTGACCACCCTGATCGATTTCTCCAGCAACGGCATCCTCGACCTGTTCGTCGACGAGGCCTCGGTGAAGCTGCGCGAGATGACGCTGGGCCCCGATGCGCCCAAGGGCCCGGGTCTGCTGAAGGGTCAGGAGCTGGCCACCACCTTCAGCTTCCTGCGCCCCAACGATCTGGTGTGGAACTATGTGGTGGGCAACTACCTCAAGGGCGAGGCGCCGCCGGCCTTCGACCTGCTGTACTGGAACGGCGACTCCACCAATCTGCCCGGCCCGATGTACTGCTGGTACCTGCGCCACACCTATCTGCAGAACGAACTGCGGATCCCGGGCCAGCTGACGGTCTGCGGCGAGGCCATCGACCTCGGCGAGATCAAGGCGCCGGTCTATATCTACGGCTCGCGCGAGGACCACATCGTGCCCTGGGACAGCGCCTACCGCAGCACCCAGGTGTTCAGCGGCAAGAAGCGCTTCGTGCTGGGCGCCTCGGGCCATATCGCCGGCGTCATCAACCCGCCCGCCAAGGGCAAGCGCAGCCACTGGATCGGCAAGACGGCGGCCCTGCCTGCCAGCGCCAATGAGTGGCTGGAAGGCGCGGTCGAGCATCCCGGCAGTTGGTGGACCGATTGGTCCGCCTGGCTGGCCTCGCATGCCGGCGCCATGAAGCCCGCACCCAAGGCGCCGGGCCATCGCAGCTACAAGGCGATCGAGCCGGCACCGGGCCGCTACGTCAAACAAAAGGCCTGA
- the pgeF gene encoding peptidoglycan editing factor PgeF: protein MTTRAGGVSQGLHASMNLGRAVEDEPAAVAANRALLARALGAPAVFLHQVHGADVLTLDGTHLDGERPRFDAAISTSLGLGCAIQVADCLPVLFAARGGVGGAHAGWRGLAAGVLEHTVAALCEASGSGPDELHAWLGPCIGPQRFEVGAEVLQAFGSDPAAPDARFFVYRANAAGEPRWLADLPALARARLRAAGLRHIGGGHWCTLSEPSRFFSFRHERLAGRMAAAISLI, encoded by the coding sequence ATGACCACCAGGGCCGGTGGCGTCAGCCAGGGCCTGCATGCCAGCATGAATCTGGGCCGCGCGGTCGAGGACGAGCCCGCCGCGGTGGCCGCCAACCGCGCGCTGCTGGCGCGCGCGCTGGGGGCGCCGGCGGTGTTTCTGCACCAGGTGCATGGCGCCGATGTGCTGACACTGGACGGCACGCACCTGGATGGTGAGCGCCCGCGCTTCGATGCCGCCATCAGCACCAGCCTGGGGCTGGGTTGCGCCATCCAGGTGGCGGACTGTCTGCCGGTGCTGTTTGCCGCGCGCGGCGGCGTGGGCGGCGCCCATGCGGGCTGGCGCGGGCTGGCGGCCGGGGTGCTGGAGCACACGGTGGCGGCGCTCTGCGAGGCCAGCGGCAGCGGCCCGGACGAGCTGCATGCCTGGCTGGGCCCCTGCATCGGGCCGCAGCGTTTCGAGGTCGGGGCCGAGGTGCTGCAGGCCTTCGGCAGCGATCCGGCGGCGCCGGATGCGCGCTTCTTCGTCTACCGCGCCAATGCCGCGGGCGAGCCGCGCTGGCTGGCCGATCTGCCGGCGCTGGCGCGTGCGCGGCTTCGCGCGGCCGGCCTGCGCCACATCGGCGGCGGCCACTGGTGCACGCTCAGCGAGCCCTCAAGGTTCTTTTCCTTCCGCCACGAGCGGCTCGCCGGGCGCATGGCCGCTGCCATCAGCCTGATTTGA
- the maiA gene encoding maleylacetoacetate isomerase: MELFNYYRSSASFRVRIALALKGLEYDYKPVHLAKNEQFNESYAAVSASRLVPLLRDGEAVITQSMAIIEYLDETHPEPPLLPKTALERAYVRGLAQDIACEIHPLNNLRVLRYLTRDLGLAEEAKDRWYRHWVETGLEVVEQRLGKEGHAGRFCFGDAPGLAECVLVPQIFNAQRFNCRLDHVPRLMQVFEACMQLDAFIKTQPSACPDAE; encoded by the coding sequence ATGGAACTCTTCAATTACTACCGCTCCTCCGCGTCCTTCCGCGTGCGCATCGCGCTGGCCCTGAAGGGCCTGGAGTACGACTACAAGCCGGTGCACCTGGCCAAGAACGAGCAGTTCAACGAGTCCTATGCCGCGGTGTCGGCCTCGCGCCTGGTGCCGCTGCTGCGCGACGGCGAGGCGGTGATCACGCAGTCGATGGCCATCATCGAGTACCTGGACGAAACCCATCCCGAGCCGCCGCTGCTGCCCAAGACGGCGCTGGAGCGCGCCTATGTGCGCGGCCTGGCGCAGGACATCGCCTGCGAGATCCACCCGCTCAACAACCTGCGCGTGCTGCGCTACCTGACGCGCGATCTGGGCCTCGCCGAAGAGGCCAAGGACCGCTGGTACCGCCATTGGGTCGAGACCGGGCTGGAGGTGGTGGAGCAGCGCCTCGGCAAGGAGGGCCATGCGGGCCGCTTCTGCTTCGGCGACGCGCCCGGCCTGGCCGAATGCGTGCTGGTGCCGCAGATCTTCAACGCCCAGCGCTTCAACTGCCGGCTCGACCATGTGCCGCGCCTGATGCAGGTGTTCGAGGCCTGCATGCAGCTCGATGCCTTCATCAAGACCCAGCCCTCTGCCTGCCCCGATGCCGAGTGA
- a CDS encoding NUDIX hydrolase translates to MFLTRRFKHCPSCGSPVEYRVPADDNRERATCTACASVHYENPINVVGTLPVWGDQVLLCKRAIEPRYGLWTLPAGFLELGETSAEGARRETDEEAGAQIELQNLYCVLNVVKVGQIHMYYRARLLSDRFDPGPESLEARLFREHEIPWDELAFRTVRETLQRFFEDRRLGREYLLHCADIG, encoded by the coding sequence ATGTTCCTGACTCGCCGATTCAAGCATTGCCCTAGCTGCGGCAGCCCCGTGGAATACCGCGTGCCGGCCGACGACAACCGCGAGCGCGCCACTTGCACCGCCTGTGCCAGCGTGCACTACGAGAACCCCATCAATGTGGTGGGCACCCTGCCGGTGTGGGGCGATCAGGTGCTGCTGTGCAAGCGCGCCATCGAGCCGCGCTACGGCCTCTGGACCCTGCCGGCGGGCTTTCTGGAACTGGGCGAAACGAGCGCCGAGGGCGCGCGGCGCGAGACCGACGAAGAGGCCGGCGCGCAGATCGAACTGCAGAACCTCTACTGCGTGCTGAACGTCGTCAAGGTCGGGCAGATCCACATGTACTACCGCGCCCGGCTGCTCTCCGACCGCTTCGACCCCGGCCCCGAATCACTCGAGGCCCGGCTGTTCCGCGAGCATGAGATCCCCTGGGACGAACTCGCCTTCCGCACCGTGCGCGAGACCCTGCAACGCTTCTTCGAGGACCGGCGCCTGGGCCGCGAGTACCTGCTGCATTGCGCGGATATCGGCTGA
- a CDS encoding tyrosine-type recombinase/integrase has protein sequence MSTDPRSGVIRRHHLFDQTFQRACKRALAQAGIAKPATPHMLRHCFATHLLLSGSDIRTVQELLGHADVATTMVYTHVLKLGGGAVRSPLDALPNQAA, from the coding sequence TTGTCCACCGATCCGCGCAGTGGCGTAATTCGCCGCCACCATCTGTTCGACCAGACCTTCCAGCGGGCTTGCAAGCGGGCCCTGGCTCAGGCCGGCATTGCCAAACCGGCAACGCCTCACATGCTTCGGCACTGTTTCGCCACTCACTTGCTCCTAAGCGGCAGCGACATACGCACGGTTCAGGAACTGCTCGGGCATGCCGATGTGGCCACAACGATGGTCTACACCCATGTGCTCAAGCTTGGCGGCGGAGCTGTGCGCAGCCCGCTCGATGCCCTACCGAATCAAGCGGCTTGA
- a CDS encoding AAA family ATPase, protein MSKAGIQSNRGDGYQTLVAFGWALYVLSDPDYQWIEVDSVKWSVDDVVIGRADGRKICCQCKKNQADHKAWSIADLADELAKAIALLANDCTVEVRFYSRSAFGDLSALKELSVNYADEATYQLNLGTKHRRSDAALKRLIEQTRVSLSTYEFLCRTTFEVSPELDQMSALLHERLRILASKPTAAFDALWRRLDQLGMRTSNQGLSTAVRHRLDSADLKGLLTQAGAMLTPPMNAVEVRASFKGTSAIGRAWRRDVGNERISSPVVEDLLAAIEAKASSILLSGLPGSGKTCVMLAVQEELERRAQASSDLLPLFIQAREFADMATAQDRQTQGLSELWVESVARMAEDSHVVVIIDSLDVLSIAREHVVLTYFLAQIDRLLLISNVTVVTACRDFDRHYDRRIAQRTWAKEFACQPLNWEADIVPLLARLGIDTTTIDSTTRALIRNPRELALFAELAQRRGSFNVVTRTVRAIIGT, encoded by the coding sequence GTGAGCAAGGCAGGCATACAGTCAAACCGAGGCGATGGCTACCAGACTTTGGTGGCCTTTGGTTGGGCCCTATACGTTCTATCTGACCCCGACTATCAATGGATCGAAGTTGATTCAGTGAAATGGTCAGTGGACGACGTAGTGATCGGACGGGCGGATGGCCGCAAGATTTGCTGCCAATGCAAGAAGAACCAGGCCGATCACAAAGCCTGGTCGATAGCCGACCTTGCAGACGAACTGGCAAAGGCAATCGCTTTGCTTGCAAATGACTGCACCGTTGAAGTTCGCTTCTATTCGCGCAGCGCATTTGGCGATCTGTCCGCACTAAAAGAACTCAGCGTCAACTACGCCGACGAGGCTACCTATCAACTGAATCTCGGGACTAAGCACAGGCGCAGCGACGCCGCGCTAAAGCGCCTGATTGAACAGACGCGTGTAAGCCTTTCAACATACGAATTTCTGTGCCGCACGACGTTTGAAGTCAGTCCAGAGCTGGACCAAATGAGTGCATTGCTTCATGAGCGTTTGCGCATCTTGGCAAGCAAACCAACGGCGGCATTCGACGCCCTATGGAGGCGACTAGACCAACTCGGGATGCGCACCAGCAACCAGGGTCTAAGCACCGCCGTGCGGCATCGGCTTGATAGCGCGGATCTCAAGGGCCTTCTAACTCAAGCGGGCGCAATGCTGACGCCGCCCATGAATGCCGTGGAGGTCCGTGCTTCGTTCAAGGGTACGTCAGCCATCGGGCGAGCATGGCGCAGGGACGTCGGAAACGAGCGTATTTCGAGCCCCGTGGTCGAGGACCTGCTAGCCGCTATCGAGGCCAAAGCGTCATCCATATTGCTCTCAGGCCTGCCAGGATCGGGAAAGACCTGCGTAATGCTCGCCGTGCAGGAGGAGCTGGAGCGACGGGCTCAAGCCAGCTCTGACCTTCTGCCGCTGTTCATTCAGGCGCGTGAGTTCGCTGATATGGCCACAGCGCAAGACCGTCAGACGCAAGGACTATCCGAGCTGTGGGTGGAAAGCGTTGCGCGCATGGCTGAGGATTCGCACGTCGTAGTGATCATTGACTCGCTGGATGTGCTTTCCATCGCGCGTGAACATGTCGTACTCACGTACTTTCTTGCGCAGATTGATCGGCTGCTACTGATCTCGAACGTAACCGTTGTCACTGCCTGCCGTGACTTTGATCGGCATTACGACCGACGCATTGCGCAGCGAACTTGGGCCAAGGAATTTGCTTGCCAGCCATTGAATTGGGAGGCTGACATCGTTCCACTTCTAGCAAGACTTGGTATAGATACGACCACCATTGATTCAACTACTCGCGCATTGATTCGCAACCCCCGCGAATTGGCACTCTTCGCCGAGCTGGCACAGCGCCGTGGTAGCTTCAACGTAGTGACGCGCACAGTCAGAGCGATCATCGGCACATAA
- a CDS encoding bifunctional diguanylate cyclase/phosphodiesterase produces MSLIRQIWLLVLSVVLLSLLGSVAVSTGSLRQLMQTQLQLKNSDNATALALAMSQQGGDAELMSLLISAQFDTGAYESVVWKRNDGSVAFERHAPPLVSKAPGWFRGLTPIQTQAGVAKVSNGWNAAGSVEVRSQSAYAHDALWSSTLRSALLLLALGSLAGLAALAVLRRIRKPLDNAVAQANAVVRGEFSTVDESKVPELQRLTGAMNSMVMRVKSMFEAQAEQLQVLRQQAHCDALTGMSHRKHFLAELESALARDEGPSHAGLVLLRLRDLAGLNQSLGHVATDQVLLAMARAIQVYPERVHGCLAGRLNGADFALWLPAPRVAAETAEALAEALRASLPAFGPGIQVALGAIELPRERAASHWFAQADVALARAEAGTGVVVQALVTPEHERYLQGERAWRLQISEALQARRARLLEFPVIDRERRLVHLECPLQLRLDEQAEFENAARWLPLAVRNRLTAEVDLCAIALALEANGHDEQWRCVNVAPASLLDGGFVARVRELVFHAPQAARRLGLELAESAATQHFDLLHELGRQLRPLGVRLGLEHAGAGLAQVERLYQAGLDYVKLDSSVVSGVSGDAARAAFVRGMVIMLRSLTLKVYAEGVRDALDVQALWDCEIDGVTGPWATGQLIKP; encoded by the coding sequence ATGTCGCTGATACGTCAAATCTGGCTCCTGGTGCTGAGCGTGGTGCTGTTGTCGCTGCTGGGCAGCGTGGCGGTGTCCACCGGTTCGCTGCGCCAGCTGATGCAGACCCAGCTGCAGCTCAAGAACAGCGACAACGCCACCGCGCTGGCGCTGGCGATGTCGCAGCAGGGCGGCGATGCCGAGCTGATGTCGCTGCTGATCTCGGCCCAGTTCGACACCGGCGCCTACGAGAGCGTGGTGTGGAAGCGCAATGACGGCAGCGTCGCCTTCGAGCGCCATGCGCCGCCGCTGGTGTCCAAGGCGCCCGGCTGGTTCCGCGGCCTGACGCCGATCCAGACCCAGGCCGGCGTGGCCAAGGTGTCGAACGGCTGGAACGCGGCGGGCTCGGTGGAGGTGCGGAGCCAGTCCGCCTATGCGCATGACGCGCTGTGGAGCAGCACCCTGCGCAGCGCCCTGCTGCTGCTGGCGCTGGGCAGCCTGGCGGGGCTGGCCGCGCTGGCGGTGCTGCGCCGCATCCGCAAGCCGCTGGATAACGCGGTGGCGCAGGCCAATGCGGTGGTGCGCGGCGAGTTCAGCACGGTCGACGAATCCAAGGTACCCGAGCTGCAGCGCCTGACCGGCGCGATGAACAGCATGGTGATGCGCGTGAAGAGCATGTTCGAGGCCCAGGCCGAGCAGCTCCAGGTGCTGCGCCAGCAGGCGCATTGCGACGCGCTCACCGGCATGAGCCACCGCAAGCATTTCCTCGCCGAGCTGGAATCGGCGCTGGCACGCGACGAGGGCCCCAGCCATGCCGGCCTGGTGCTGCTGCGGCTGCGCGATCTGGCGGGCCTGAACCAGAGCCTGGGCCATGTCGCCACCGACCAGGTGCTGCTGGCGATGGCGCGCGCGATCCAGGTCTACCCCGAGCGCGTGCATGGCTGCCTGGCCGGCCGCCTGAACGGCGCGGACTTCGCGCTCTGGCTGCCGGCCCCGCGCGTCGCCGCCGAGACCGCCGAGGCCCTGGCCGAGGCCTTGCGCGCCAGCCTGCCCGCCTTCGGGCCCGGCATCCAGGTCGCGCTGGGTGCCATCGAGCTGCCGCGCGAGCGCGCCGCCAGCCATTGGTTTGCCCAGGCCGACGTGGCGCTGGCGCGCGCCGAGGCCGGCACCGGCGTGGTGGTGCAGGCCCTTGTCACGCCCGAGCACGAGCGCTATCTGCAGGGCGAGCGCGCCTGGCGTTTGCAGATCAGCGAGGCGCTGCAGGCGCGCCGCGCGCGCTTGCTGGAGTTCCCGGTGATCGACCGCGAGCGCCGCCTGGTGCACCTGGAATGCCCGCTGCAGCTGCGCCTGGACGAGCAGGCCGAGTTCGAGAACGCGGCGCGCTGGCTGCCGCTGGCGGTGCGCAACCGCCTCACCGCCGAGGTCGACCTGTGCGCGATTGCGCTGGCGCTGGAGGCGAACGGCCATGACGAGCAATGGCGCTGTGTCAACGTGGCGCCGGCCTCGCTGCTGGACGGCGGCTTTGTGGCGCGCGTGCGCGAGCTGGTGTTCCACGCGCCGCAGGCCGCGCGCCGCCTCGGCCTGGAGCTGGCCGAATCGGCCGCGACGCAGCATTTCGACCTGCTGCACGAGCTGGGCCGGCAGCTGCGCCCGCTGGGCGTGCGGCTGGGCCTGGAGCATGCCGGCGCCGGCCTGGCCCAGGTGGAGCGGCTCTACCAGGCCGGGCTCGACTATGTGAAGCTGGACAGCTCGGTGGTCAGCGGCGTCTCGGGCGACGCGGCGCGCGCCGCCTTTGTGCGCGGCATGGTCATCATGCTGCGCAGCCTCACGCTCAAGGTCTATGCCGAGGGCGTGCGCGACGCGCTGGACGTGCAGGCGCTGTGGGACTGCGAGATCGACGGCGTGACCGGGCCCTGGGCGACGGGGCAGCTGATCAAGCCTTGA
- a CDS encoding transglutaminase-like cysteine peptidase, with translation MSGPRLFFQQLRAGIGLALLLGWAGGGRAWDVPSFLDAAAHRSPRTLVAAKALQQLVERVSTQDEEQRLQALNQFFNQRIAFRDDIEVWGQADYWASPLETLEKGQGDCEDYSIAKYFSLVAAGVPEAKLRMVYVRAQFRGRSQAHMVLAYYAQPQAEPLILDNLVPELRPASARGDLQPVFSFNSEGLWQGVGSASAGNPLARLSQWRDLLAKVKAEGF, from the coding sequence ATGTCCGGTCCACGCCTTTTTTTCCAGCAGCTGCGCGCCGGCATCGGCCTGGCCCTGCTGCTGGGCTGGGCGGGCGGCGGCCGGGCCTGGGACGTGCCGAGCTTTCTGGACGCCGCCGCGCACCGCAGCCCGCGCACCCTGGTGGCGGCCAAGGCCTTGCAGCAGCTGGTGGAGCGCGTCAGCACGCAGGACGAGGAGCAGCGCCTGCAGGCGCTGAACCAGTTCTTCAACCAGCGCATCGCCTTCCGCGACGATATCGAGGTCTGGGGCCAGGCGGACTACTGGGCCAGCCCGCTCGAGACGCTGGAAAAAGGCCAGGGCGATTGCGAGGACTACTCGATCGCCAAGTACTTCAGTCTGGTGGCCGCCGGCGTGCCCGAGGCCAAGCTGCGCATGGTCTATGTGCGCGCCCAGTTCCGCGGGCGCAGCCAGGCGCATATGGTGTTGGCCTACTATGCGCAGCCGCAGGCCGAGCCCCTGATCCTGGACAACCTGGTGCCCGAGCTGCGCCCGGCCTCGGCGCGCGGCGATCTGCAGCCGGTGTTCAGCTTCAACAGCGAGGGCCTGTGGCAGGGCGTGGGCAGCGCCAGCGCCGGCAACCCGCTGGCGCGGCTGTCGCAATGGCGCGACTTGCTGGCCAAGGTGAAGGCGGAGGGATTCTGA